TTCAATCTAGTCCCCAATCAAGGTAAATGTGTTGCATttgatggttttatttcttttgtctcttttaatAATGGGAAAACATGCCCCCtcctacattttctatttttggtTTGTTCACTTTTCCTGACATTGCAGAGTCCAGGTCAGTTGCTTTGCTGAATGTTTAACATTATCTAATTGTTTGCACATGATTAGATTTATATTTAACATTCAATCAGAATACAAGGGAGATATTGTGTACCTCTGGTTCCATTGTATCCATAGGGACAGAGGGTCAGGTCCACTATTGTTCAAGCAAGTTTGATTACTTTGTTAAGGTAGACCAGCAGATATTTCAATGTAGATGCAAAGTTTCTCTTTTATAATCAGTAAGAAGTCAATGGcagatatcggagaaggcaatggcaacccaccccagtactcttgcctagaaaatcccatggacagaggagcctggtaggctgcagtccatggggtcgttaagagtcggacatgactgagcgacttcactttcacttttcacattcgtgcattggagaaggaaatggcaacccactccagtgttcttgcctggagaatcccaggggtgggggaacctggtgggctgctgtctatggggtcacacagggtcggacacgactgaagcaacttagcagcagcagcagcaatggtggGTATTTGAAACTGTGTGActatccatttttttcccctaacaccTTTCTACCAAATGattatatcttcagttcagttcagtcgctcagtcgtgtctgactctgtgcgaccacatgaatcacagcatgccaggcctccctgtccatcaccaactcctggagttcactcagattcacatctattgagtcagtgaggccatccagccatctcaccatctgtcatccccttctcctcctgcccccaatccctcccagcagcagagtcttttccaatgagacaactcttcccatgaggtggccagagtactggagtttcagcttcagcatcattccttccaaagaaatcccagggctgatctccttcagaattgactggttggatctccttgcagtccaagggactctcaagagtcttctccaacaccacagttcaaaaccatcagttcttcggtgctcagccttcttcacagtccaactctcacatccatacatgactactggaaaaaacatagccttgactagatggacctttgttggcaaagtaatgtcactgcttttgaatatgctatctaggttggtcataacttttcttccaaggagtaagcgtcttttaatttcatggctggagtcaccatctgcagtgattttggagccccaaaagataaagtctgacactgtttccactgttccccatctatttcccatgaagtgatgggaccagatgccatgatcttcgttttctgaatgttgatctttaagccaactttttttgctctcctctttcactttcatcaagaggctttttagttcctcttcactctctgccttttcatactgttcaggtAGAACAGtagtatatctactactgcaggcaggaatccctcagaagaaatggagtagccatcatggttaacaagagtccgaaatgcagtacttggatgcaatctcaaaaacgacagaatgatctctgttcgtctccaaggcaaaccattcaatatcacagttatccaagtctatgccctaaccagtaacgctgaagaagctgaagttgaacggttctatgaagacctacaagaccttatagaactaacacccaaaaaagatgtccttttcattataggggactggaatgcaaaagtaggaagtcaaaaaacacctggagtaacgggcaaatttgggcttggaatgcggaatgaagcagggcaaagactaatagagttttgccaagaaaatgcactggtcaaagcaaacaccctcttccaacaacacaagagaagactctacacatggacatcaccaggtggtcaacaccaaaatcagactgattatattctttgcagccaaagatggggaagctctatacagccaacaaaaacaagaccaggagctgactgtggctcagatcatgaactccttattaccaaattcagacttaaattgaagaaaatagggaaaactgctagaccattcaggtatgacctaaatcaaatcccttatgactatacagtggaagtgagaaatagatttaagggcctagatctgatagagagagtgcctgatgaactatggacggaggttcgtgacactgtacaggagacagggatcaagaccatccccatggaaaagaaatgcaaataagcaaaatggctgtctgggaggccttacaaatagctgtgaaaaggagagaggcaaaaaggaaagacataagcatctgaatgcagagttccaaagaatagcaagaagagataagaaagccttcttcagtgatcagtgcaaagaaatagaggaaaagaacagaatgggaaagactagagacctcttcaagaaaattagagataccaagggaaagtagtgaaacaagtgtAGTGTTTATTAGGATAAAAAAGTGGCTGTGGATAGACACACTGATGGGATCGGAGAGTGTTGTGCCTTTGGGGTGGTTTAAATCACTTACATGGGGGAAGTTCTTCAAGTCTCCTCTGGCCACTCATCTTGCTGTATCTGGCTCTGGGTCCGTGTCTGGTCTGACTCAGGGCCCTCCTTTCTGTGCATGTGCATcttttagccaagatggattccagcacaGGGGTTTCTGGGACGTTACAAAACATATTATTATCTGgtgtcccctcccttctctgaCCCCTGAGGaacctttctgcacatgtgtaaTTTGGAAAGTCTCCTTGAACTCAAGAATGAGAAATGTGTGGTCTCTTTATCTCTTATCAAAGCAGGATTCAGCATCTCCTTCCTcttgagactcttgagagtcccttggactgcaaggagatccaaccagttgatcctaaaagaaatcagtcctgaatattcattggaaggactgatgctgaagctccaatactttggccacctgatgtgagaaactgactccttggaaaagaccctgatgctgggcaagattgaaggcaggaggagaagagggcgacagaagatgagatggttgtatggatgtcatcactgacctgatgggcatgagtttgagtaagctctgggagttggttatggacaaggaagcctggtgtgcttcagtccgtggggtagcaaagagtcggacacaactgagcaactgaatggaactgagcTGCTCCCACCATTAACTTTATCTTTGAGTATCTGTCTACAAGGGATAGATTTCAGCTGCTCAGCCTGGGGTCCATTTATCCCCTACCTCACTATGAGAGTCTTCACAGAGTGAAGCTGACATCCATGTTGGGAAACCTGTTTTTTAGAGAAATGGCTGACTTCAGGACTGGAGCAGAGAAAGTGCAAGATGAGTCTGGAATATCTTGATGTGATAGAAGGCAAGAAAGTGCTCAGAGAGTGGTGGAAACATCAACAGGCACAGAAGTAATAGCTTATAACTCACTAGACAAAGCAGGAAACTGTAACTCTATACCAATATAAGTAGAGGGATGAGATATTTATGCAATTTCAGACTACCTTCCCATTCTGTCTTCAATgcttattctgttcttttctcctaGCCAGCTTTCTCAAGGCTTGCTTCATGTCCCTGTTCCTAAGGCTATAGATAAAAGGGTTCAGCATGGGGATTACCACAGTGTAAATGACAGTGACCACCCGGTCCTTTGTCACTGAGTAGGTGGATGAGGGGCGGATGTACACTGAGATGGCAGTCCCATAGTATAATGCCACAACCATGAGATGGGGCCCACAGGTGGAGAAGACCTTGTACCTGCCTCTCCCGGAAGGGACTCTCAGAACAGCACGGGTGATATAGACATAAGAGACAGTAATGAAGATGAAGGGACTCATGATCACCAAGGAGCCCTCTGTGAAGGCCAAAAGCTCATTGACAGAGGTGTCAGAGCAGGAGAGCATCAGCAGAGGCTGGACATCACAGAAGAAGTGGTGGATGACGTTGGGCCCACAGAAGGAGAGGTGGGCCATAAGGATGGTATGGGTGAGGGAGTGGAGGTGGGACACCAGCCAGGATGCTGTCATGAGCTGGAAGCAGCGTCTGGGGTTCATGGTGGTGGTGTAATGTAGTGGGTGGCAGATGGCCACGTAGCGGTCCAAGGCCATGGCACCCAGGAGGAAGCTGTCAGTGATTGCACAGGCCACAAAGAAATACATCTGGGTCAGGCACTGGGTGAAGGGGACCTTCTTGCTCTTGCTCTGCATGTTTGCCAGCATCTGTGGCACGATGACGTTTGTAAAGCAGATGTCCACAAAAGAtaggttggagaggaagaagtacatgggggtatGGAGGCGGACATCCCCTCGGATGGCTGCAATGATGACTGAGTTGCCTCCCACATTGACCAGGTACATTACCAGAAAGCTGGCAAAGAGCCACACCTGCTGTTTGGGGTCACTGGTCAGTCCCAGAAGGAGGAATTCAGTGATGTGGCTCTGGTTTCCTCTTGTCATTTCTGTCCCCCAAGTGGAAAATCTAAAGGAGTGC
This region of Ovis canadensis isolate MfBH-ARS-UI-01 breed Bighorn chromosome 3, ARS-UI_OviCan_v2, whole genome shotgun sequence genomic DNA includes:
- the LOC138438029 gene encoding olfactory receptor 1L4-like codes for the protein MTRGNQSHITEFLLLGLTSDPKQQVWLFASFLVMYLVNVGGNSVIIAAIRGDVRLHTPMYFFLSNLSFVDICFTNVIVPQMLANMQSKSKKVPFTQCLTQMYFFVACAITDSFLLGAMALDRYVAICHPLHYTTTMNPRRCFQLMTASWLVSHLHSLTHTILMAHLSFCGPNVIHHFFCDVQPLLMLSCSDTSVNELLAFTEGSLVIMSPFIFITVSYVYITRAVLRVPSGRGRYKVFSTCGPHLMVVALYYGTAISVYIRPSSTYSVTKDRVVTVIYTVVIPMLNPFIYSLRNRDMKQALRKLARRKEQNKH